The Alnus glutinosa chromosome 8, dhAlnGlut1.1, whole genome shotgun sequence DNA segment CCAGTAAACTGTGTCGTTTATGACTCTTTGCTTCCGTGGGCTCTTGATGTGGCTAGGCAATTTGGCATTTATGCAGCAGTATTCTTAACAAACTCTGCTTCTGTATGCTCCATGTACTGGCATATCCATCTTGGTCGTCTGACTCTGCCTGTGGAGCAAGAAACTGAGCCCCTGTTGTTGCCTGGCATTCCTTCACTTGCCATTTCCGACTTGCCAGGTTTTCTTGCACAGCCTGCAAGTCACTCTGCTTATTTGGCACTGATCATGGAGAAAATTGGCCGTTTGGAAGAAAATGATTGGGTATTCTGTAACAGTTCTGAAGTGTTGGAAAGTGAGGTAAGTCTGCTGTATTTTATCCTGAGGTAAATTATCCTATTATAAAGAATAGATGCTATATAGGTAGGTGATCAAGAGAAGGAAACATATTAAGGAAATcgagaaaacaaaagattttgagagggaaaatgaagaaaaatacgaagatgaaaaaggaaaagcaaagttttttcattttgataTGAGTACAGAAGACCaaggaatttcaaaaataatttagagcTTCTCAATATATTTAGAATTATCCTGGACAATGGATAAGCATGAAATATAATTATAGATGGAGAAATGCCaggtttttcaaattttttgtcttATAGTAGATGATGATGTTGGATATAGCATGtgcttgcttttttttttttttttttttttttttttttttttttttttttccttcattggAACCCAATCTAAGAAAAATTCTGTAGAATATTTGcttccattaattttttattttttttggtctttccTGAAcgataaagagaaaaaaaaaatttggttcaaaAGTGTCAAAGTGTCCTCCATCGTTAAGATTTCTTTTACCTTGGCACTTTATAAATCATGGTATCCTCTCATTTTTccaggcgtcttttgagagtgtcaatAGGTCTATGGACTTTTCACATGGTGTCAGAGCCACATGTTTCTTGCGATGAAAGACCTTTCCCTCCTGATATTGTTCAAGTGTTTGGCCATTAGTTGCCTTACGTGaaggggcgtgttaaagtgttcTACATCGTTAAGATTTTCTTTATTCGGGTATTTTATAAGCTATCCCCATTCTTTCTcaatgcgtcttttgagagtgttaatggcccatggacttttcacaaaaagaaaatggcatTTTGGAGTTTTATCAATAATTTGTTTGTGTCGGTGTAGATCCagtattttctgaatctttatgTAAGGGATTAcaaaaagtcataaaaatagATTGGGGTCAAATCTAATCAAAATTCTagattttagttttaatatgtTGAGCAGTAAGTGttgaagaaattcataatgaaatagaaggaaaaaaaaaaatagcggaagaaatagaaaaaacgGAGACAATGGGTGGGTCGATGTTAGACACCTACGTTCACTACTGGAAAAGAGTCTGAtaggctacattatgctcttattctTTGATTGTATTTACATTACAAATGGCTCGTATTTTTAGGGGAATTATGATAGGTGGAGATTATATCAAATCTAATTAcaatcatatattctaacaagtgtagcatatttatatatctttctcattttcttcattggCCGTTGAAAAGCTAGTGAAAGCCATGTCGGGACTATGGCCCTTGGTGATGATCGGTCCAATGGTGCCATCAGCCTACCTAGACCAACAGATCAGTGGAGACAGAGCTTACGGAGCCAGTCTCTGGGAGCTTGGCAGCGACCGGTGCTTGACATGGCTAGAGACAAAACCACCAAAGTCAGTGATATACGTATCATTTGGAAGCATGGTAGACATCACAGCTAAGCAGGCTGAAGAACTTGCATGGGGTTTGATATCGAGCAACATGAATTTTCTATTGGTTGCAAAGGATTCCAGAAACAAGTTATCAATTGAAACTGTTAATTCAGTAGAAGAAAGAGGGTTGGTTGTGCCATGGTGCAACCAACTAGAGGTGCTAGCACACCCGGCCGTCGGCTGCTTTGTGACACACTGTGGATGGAACTCAACAATGGAGGCCTTGAGCCTAGGGGTGCGAATGGTGGCACTGCCACAGTGGAGTGACCAGCCTACTAATGCTAAGTTTATCGAGGAGTTGTGGCAAGTGGGAGTAAAGGCTAAGAAGAACAAAGAGGGGATTGTCACCAGGGATGAGCTAGAGATCTGTATAAGGGAAGTTATGGCAGGAAAAAAAGGTGAAGAGATAATGATGAATGCAACTAAATGGAGAAATCTTATAATAGGAGCTGTTAGTTTAGGTGGAAGCTCGGATAAGAACATTGATGATTTTGTGGGCAAGTTGGTGGAAGGAGAGGGGAAGAAAGCTTGATCCTGGATGGCACTAGATGAACATAATAAACTTGTTTAGATGATAATAAGTAGGGCACAGCAGATACCTTTTCGGGGATATGTTTTGCCCTTTCAATGTTCAATAAGAACTTTAGATTAAAATGTATTAAAGATCATTGCATGGGTATGCCCTGCAATCTTGTCATTTGATATCTTATTTAAGTTATACCTAGGGGATATGCTGATATGACAAAGATATATAGGTGGCAAATGAGCCTGACGGCATGTGAAGGAAATGACTAATCTTATAAACTTAGAAAGCTCAAGAAccaattttattactttttaaaacgTAGGGAGTGTTTTGATAAACACGAAAACCACAAAGGCCGTTTTTagatttaacccttattttttaaaggatttatttttcagtaGATGTGGAGGCTCAGGCGGATTCAACTTGTCAATGCAACAGATGCCGACTTAACATATCTATCCTTCTGTAAAGAGTTCACTTTGAAATGTCATAACAAAACATCCTACTGTGTACTACTTCCTCAGCAAGAACTATTTAATTACATTTCACAAACCTTAatatcaaacaataatttcCATGAACATCATGGATCAGGATCAGGTATCAAAAGTTCAATGCGGGAAGTGGCTTGTGGTGAGCAAAAGCTCTGAAGTAGTAACTCTAGACTATAGTGGGTTTCTTGATtatctcctctttctttttgttatccGACAAAAGCTAGTACCATGACTTATGCATTATGAGAGCTGATACAAATTTTGGGTATAACTTGCTATTGAAAATCGGCTTGCAATGAGAGGGTGTTAAAGAGCCTAATACACGTAGTTAAGATTGCATTTAAACCATGTGAGATACTTAATATCATAACAAGAGCACATATCAACTAGACAATTTGATGGTTACTTGAAAAATGTAGATGAATCTAAAATTTACACTCGTATTGCTATACCAAATTATGTAGCagtgagattgaaaaaaagacTACAAatgtattttctttcttgagGCAAAGAGAGTATTTTGAGGGAACTGCCACGCCTCTTTTATCTTGTTACGGCTTCTGGATATGAGCACAGATACAGCTGAATTTTGAAGATGATATATGGAAGCAAATAAAGAGCGAGCCCTGAAAACTC contains these protein-coding regions:
- the LOC133875587 gene encoding UDP-glycosyltransferase 74F2-like codes for the protein MNNQKGHVIVLTYPAQGHINPLLQFAKRLASKGLKATLATTHYTVNSIHSATVGVEPISDGYDESGFKQAPSVEAYLESFKSVGSKTLAELISKFSDSASPVNCVVYDSLLPWALDVARQFGIYAAVFLTNSASVCSMYWHIHLGRLTLPVEQETEPLLLPGIPSLAISDLPGFLAQPASHSAYLALIMEKIGRLEENDWVFCNSSEVLESELVKAMSGLWPLVMIGPMVPSAYLDQQISGDRAYGASLWELGSDRCLTWLETKPPKSVIYVSFGSMVDITAKQAEELAWGLISSNMNFLLVAKDSRNKLSIETVNSVEERGLVVPWCNQLEVLAHPAVGCFVTHCGWNSTMEALSLGVRMVALPQWSDQPTNAKFIEELWQVGVKAKKNKEGIVTRDELEICIREVMAGKKGEEIMMNATKWRNLIIGAVSLGGSSDKNIDDFVGKLVEGEGKKA